From a single Sphaeramia orbicularis chromosome 4, fSphaOr1.1, whole genome shotgun sequence genomic region:
- the zranb2 gene encoding zinc finger Ran-binding domain-containing protein 2 isoform X1 gives MSGKSFRVSDGDWICPDKKCGNVNFARRTSCNRCGREKTTEAKMMKAGGTEIGKTLAEKSRGLFSANDWQCKTCGNVNWARRSECNMCNTPKYAKLEERTGYGGGFNERENVEYIEREESDGEYDEFGRKKKKYRGKTNSTSSSKESEKKEVSKDEEEEDEDDDDEDGDLSKYKLDDDDDEDEDGDLSKYDLDASDDDGENKQTKKKDSRSGSSRSRSSSRSSSSSSRSRSRSRSRSSSSSRSGSRSRSRSRSSSRSGKGSSPRKASHSPSSSPERRKKRSRSRSSSGGRKRRRSRSHSSERFGFLWNTTMALIVYQPYLASLLGKASFTFCYVILFV, from the exons ATGTCAGGGAAGAGTTTCCGAGTGAGCGACGGGGACTGGATTTGTCCCGATAAAAA GTGTGGAAACGTGAACTTTGCTAGAAGAACTAGTTGTAATAGATGTGGCAGAG aGAAGACCACAGAGGCAAAAATGATGAAAGCAGGTGGAACAGAAATAGGGAAAACCCTGGCTGAGAAGAGCAGAGGCCTGTTCAGTGCCAACGACTGGCAATGTAAAAC GTGCGGCAATGTGAACTGGGCCAGGAGGTCAGAGTGCAACATGTGTAATACACCCAAATATGCCAAGCTTGAAGAGAGAACAG gTTATGGTGGAGGCTTCAATGAACGGGAGAATGTTGAATACATTGAAAGGGAAGAATCAGATGGTGAATATGATGAG TTtggcaggaaaaagaaaaagtaccGAGGCAAAACGAACAGCACGTCCTCCTCAAAAGAAAGTGAAAAGAAAGAAGTATcgaaagatgaggaggaggaagatgaagatgacgatgacgaaGATGGTGACCTTTCGAAGTACAAATTGGAT gatgatgatgatgaagatgaagatggagaCTTATCTAAGTATGACCTTGATGCCAGTGACGATGACggggaaaacaaacaaactaagaaAAAGGACAGCCGTTCGGGTTCCTCCCGTTCCCGCTCGTCCTCCCGCTCCTCCAGCTCCAGTTCACGGTCGAGGTCCAG GTCCCGTTCTAGAAGCTCATCTAGTTCCAGATCTGGATCTCGCTCCAGGTCCCGTTCCAG ATCCAGCTCCAGGTCTGGAAAGGGCTCCTCTCCCAGGAAGGCATCCCATTCACCCTCCTCCTCaccagagaggaggaagaagcgCAGTCGCTCTAGGTCCTCATCTGGAGGGAGGAAACGGAGGCGCTCTAGATCCCATTCGTCCGAAAGGTTTGGGTTTCTGTGGAATACCACAATGGCACTGATTGTTTATCAACCATATCTCGCCTCTCTTTTGGGAAAAGCCAGTTTTACATTTTGCTATGTTATACTGTTCGTTTGA
- the zranb2 gene encoding zinc finger Ran-binding domain-containing protein 2 isoform X2, with protein MSGKSFRVSDGDWICPDKKCGNVNFARRTSCNRCGREKTTEAKMMKAGGTEIGKTLAEKSRGLFSANDWQCKTCGNVNWARRSECNMCNTPKYAKLEERTGYGGGFNERENVEYIEREESDGEYDEFGRKKKKYRGKTNSTSSSKESEKKEVSKDEEEEDEDDDDEDGDLSKYKLDDDDDEDEDGDLSKYDLDASDDDGENKQTKKKDSRSGSSRSRSSSRSSSSSSRSRSRSRSRSSSSSRSGSRSRSRSRSSSRSGKGSSPRKASHSPSSSPERRKKRSRSRSSSGGRKRRRSRSHSSERRRGQSSGSSHSGSSLKKKSL; from the exons ATGTCAGGGAAGAGTTTCCGAGTGAGCGACGGGGACTGGATTTGTCCCGATAAAAA GTGTGGAAACGTGAACTTTGCTAGAAGAACTAGTTGTAATAGATGTGGCAGAG aGAAGACCACAGAGGCAAAAATGATGAAAGCAGGTGGAACAGAAATAGGGAAAACCCTGGCTGAGAAGAGCAGAGGCCTGTTCAGTGCCAACGACTGGCAATGTAAAAC GTGCGGCAATGTGAACTGGGCCAGGAGGTCAGAGTGCAACATGTGTAATACACCCAAATATGCCAAGCTTGAAGAGAGAACAG gTTATGGTGGAGGCTTCAATGAACGGGAGAATGTTGAATACATTGAAAGGGAAGAATCAGATGGTGAATATGATGAG TTtggcaggaaaaagaaaaagtaccGAGGCAAAACGAACAGCACGTCCTCCTCAAAAGAAAGTGAAAAGAAAGAAGTATcgaaagatgaggaggaggaagatgaagatgacgatgacgaaGATGGTGACCTTTCGAAGTACAAATTGGAT gatgatgatgatgaagatgaagatggagaCTTATCTAAGTATGACCTTGATGCCAGTGACGATGACggggaaaacaaacaaactaagaaAAAGGACAGCCGTTCGGGTTCCTCCCGTTCCCGCTCGTCCTCCCGCTCCTCCAGCTCCAGTTCACGGTCGAGGTCCAG GTCCCGTTCTAGAAGCTCATCTAGTTCCAGATCTGGATCTCGCTCCAGGTCCCGTTCCAG ATCCAGCTCCAGGTCTGGAAAGGGCTCCTCTCCCAGGAAGGCATCCCATTCACCCTCCTCCTCaccagagaggaggaagaagcgCAGTCGCTCTAGGTCCTCATCTGGAGGGAGGAAACGGAGGCGCTCTAGATCCCATTCGTCCGAAAG GCGCCGTGGCCAGTCCTCTGGATCCTCCCATTCTGGCTCCAGTTTGAAAAAGAAATCACTTTAA